One window from the genome of Bacillus weihaiensis encodes:
- the glyQ gene encoding glycine--tRNA ligase subunit alpha translates to MNIQEMILTLQKHWSDQGCVLMQAYDTEKGAGTMSPYTFLKSIGPEPWKVAYVEPSRRPADGRYGENPNRLYQHHQFQVIMKPSPDNIQELYLDSLRALGIDPLKHDIRFVEDNWENPSLGCAGLGWEVWLDGMEITQFTYFQQVGGIECKPVSAEITYGIERLASYIQDKENVFDLEWTKGYTVRDIFLMPEYEHSKYTFETSNTEMLFELFSTYEKEAISQMEQGLVHPAYDYVLKCSHTFNLLDAKGAISVTERTGYIGRVRNLARKVAKTFYDEREKLGFPMLNQGGGNRDE, encoded by the coding sequence ATGAATATTCAAGAAATGATTTTGACGCTTCAAAAGCACTGGTCAGATCAAGGCTGTGTGCTTATGCAGGCCTATGACACTGAAAAAGGTGCTGGAACTATGAGTCCTTATACTTTTTTAAAAAGTATTGGACCTGAACCATGGAAGGTAGCTTATGTAGAACCTTCAAGAAGACCAGCTGATGGTAGATATGGAGAAAATCCTAACAGACTTTATCAGCATCATCAATTCCAGGTTATCATGAAACCTTCCCCAGATAATATTCAGGAGCTTTATTTAGATTCACTGCGTGCTTTAGGTATTGATCCATTAAAGCATGATATCCGCTTTGTAGAAGATAATTGGGAAAATCCCTCCTTAGGCTGTGCAGGATTAGGTTGGGAAGTATGGTTAGACGGAATGGAAATCACACAGTTCACCTATTTTCAACAAGTTGGCGGGATTGAATGTAAACCAGTTTCAGCTGAAATTACATATGGTATTGAGCGACTTGCTTCATATATCCAAGATAAAGAAAATGTTTTTGATTTAGAATGGACTAAAGGCTATACAGTTAGAGATATTTTCTTAATGCCTGAATATGAGCATTCAAAATATACGTTCGAAACGTCTAATACAGAAATGCTTTTTGAATTATTCTCAACATATGAAAAAGAAGCAATTAGTCAAATGGAACAAGGACTTGTTCATCCGGCCTATGACTATGTCTTGAAATGTTCTCACACTTTTAATCTCCTTGACGCGAAAGGCGCGATCTCTGTTACAGAACGAACAGGCTATATCGGTCGTGTTCGAAATCTAGCAAGAAAAGTTGCTAAGACATTTTATGATGAAAGAGAAAAATTAGGATTCCCAATGTTAAATCAGGGAGGAGGAAATCGAGATGAGTAA
- the glyS gene encoding glycine--tRNA ligase subunit beta has product MSKKDLLLEIGLEEIPAQYVTPSINQLQAKLTNWLEEKKLSFGDVKMYSTPRRLAILVKDVAEKQPDLEEEAKGPAKKIAMTESGEWSKAAIGFTRGQGATVEDIYFKEINGVEYAHVQKFIKGQDSTLLLTEVRELIKGLSFPKNMRWGSEELRYIRPIKWLIALFGNEIIPFEIAGVKTDSFTYGHRFLGGKVEIAHPGLYETVLLEQFVLADSDKRKAAIRNQLAELESENKWIIPIDEELLEEVNNLVEYPTALFGKFEEEYLSLPDEVLVTTMKEHQRYFPVRNNEGDLLSYFVTVRNGDHNHLENVAKGNEKVLRARLSDANFFFEEDKKLQIDVANEKLNKIVFHEELGTLGEKVNRIVQLSGILAEKLNLTHEQKDDIKRAAAICKFDLVSHMVYEFPELQGKIGEKYARLLGEKEAVAKAINEHYMPRHAEDQAPSSTIGAVIAIADKLDTIAGFFAIGRIPTGSQDPYALRRQASGIVHILKAKGYEIGLDELFKLALELYETKVSNEAYQELITFFKLRLKYVLAEEQIRYDLVDAVLESSNLEVNSLTKRARVLAKRSLEAEFKESIEALARVINISKKGSEHVINEALLESDYEKALYQAYVDADQKISTMKNDNREESIFELLAALKPVINEYFEHTMVMAEDEKVKNNRLTQMVKLAKLIESFAKMDMILVK; this is encoded by the coding sequence ATGAGTAAAAAAGATTTATTACTTGAGATTGGTTTAGAAGAAATTCCAGCCCAATACGTTACACCATCAATCAATCAATTACAAGCAAAGCTAACTAATTGGCTTGAGGAAAAGAAGTTGTCCTTTGGAGATGTAAAGATGTATTCAACTCCAAGAAGATTAGCGATCTTAGTAAAAGATGTCGCTGAAAAACAACCAGATCTAGAGGAAGAGGCGAAAGGTCCTGCGAAGAAGATTGCTATGACTGAAAGTGGAGAATGGTCAAAAGCTGCAATTGGATTCACGAGGGGACAGGGTGCGACTGTTGAAGACATCTACTTCAAAGAAATAAACGGTGTAGAATATGCGCATGTCCAAAAATTCATCAAAGGTCAAGACTCAACACTATTGCTTACGGAAGTGAGAGAATTAATTAAAGGATTATCATTTCCTAAAAATATGCGCTGGGGTAGTGAAGAACTTCGCTATATCCGTCCGATTAAATGGCTTATTGCTCTTTTTGGGAATGAAATTATTCCATTTGAAATAGCTGGTGTAAAGACTGACTCATTCACATATGGTCATAGGTTCTTAGGTGGTAAAGTTGAGATTGCTCACCCGGGTCTATATGAAACTGTGTTACTTGAACAGTTTGTTCTCGCGGATTCTGATAAGAGAAAAGCAGCAATTAGAAATCAGTTAGCTGAATTGGAAAGTGAAAACAAATGGATCATTCCTATTGATGAAGAATTGTTAGAAGAAGTAAATAATTTAGTTGAATATCCTACAGCGTTATTTGGAAAGTTTGAAGAAGAATATCTTTCTCTACCTGATGAAGTGTTAGTTACAACGATGAAGGAGCACCAACGATATTTTCCAGTAAGAAATAACGAAGGTGACTTACTCTCTTATTTTGTAACAGTAAGAAATGGTGACCATAACCACTTAGAGAATGTGGCGAAAGGGAACGAAAAGGTGCTTCGAGCAAGACTATCTGATGCAAACTTTTTCTTTGAAGAAGATAAAAAGCTGCAAATTGATGTAGCAAATGAAAAGCTTAACAAAATTGTCTTCCATGAGGAATTAGGAACATTAGGGGAGAAAGTAAACCGAATTGTTCAATTGTCCGGCATATTAGCTGAAAAACTTAACTTAACACATGAGCAAAAAGATGATATTAAACGTGCAGCTGCTATTTGTAAATTTGATCTTGTTTCCCATATGGTTTATGAATTCCCAGAATTACAAGGGAAAATTGGTGAAAAGTATGCAAGGCTATTAGGAGAAAAAGAAGCAGTAGCTAAAGCGATCAATGAGCACTATATGCCACGTCACGCAGAAGACCAAGCTCCTTCATCTACAATTGGAGCTGTGATCGCTATTGCAGACAAGTTAGATACAATTGCTGGTTTCTTTGCTATCGGTAGGATCCCGACAGGCTCACAAGATCCATATGCATTAAGAAGACAAGCTAGTGGTATAGTTCATATTTTAAAAGCAAAAGGATATGAAATTGGGTTAGATGAGCTGTTTAAGCTTGCCCTTGAACTTTATGAAACCAAAGTCTCAAATGAAGCATACCAAGAACTTATTACTTTCTTTAAATTGAGATTAAAATATGTTTTAGCAGAAGAACAGATTCGTTATGATCTTGTTGATGCTGTTTTAGAGTCTTCAAACCTAGAAGTGAATTCTTTAACAAAGCGTGCCCGCGTCCTTGCTAAACGTTCTTTAGAAGCTGAATTTAAAGAATCAATTGAAGCTCTTGCGCGTGTGATAAACATCTCTAAAAAAGGGTCAGAACATGTGATTAATGAAGCTCTATTGGAAAGTGATTATGAGAAAGCACTGTACCAAGCGTATGTAGATGCCGACCAAAAGATATCAACTATGAAAAATGATAATAGAGAAGAGAGCATATTTGAATTGTTAGCTGCTCTTAAGCCTGTAATCAATGAATATTTTGAACATACAATGGTAATGGCTGAAGATGAAAAAGTGAAAAATAATCGTTTAACACAAATGGTTAAGTTAGCTAAACTAATTGAAAGTTTTGCTAAAATGGATATGATCCTTGTAAAATAA
- a CDS encoding helix-turn-helix transcriptional regulator: MSKIELNKRQEQIVEIVKENGPITGEQIAEQLHLTRATLRPDLAILTMSGYLDARPRVGYYYTGKTNTQVLTDELKKLKVKDHQSIPIVVSVNVSVYDAICTMFLEDVGTLFVVDDKSYLVGVLSRKDLLRTSIGKQELTTIPVNIIMTRMPNITVCRQEDLILDVAHVLIDKQIDALPVVKDTDQGLEVIGRITKTNMTKILVSFGQE; this comes from the coding sequence GTGAGTAAAATCGAGCTGAATAAAAGGCAGGAACAAATTGTAGAAATTGTAAAAGAGAATGGGCCGATAACAGGTGAACAAATTGCTGAACAATTGCATTTAACGAGAGCAACACTCAGACCCGACCTAGCAATTTTGACGATGTCTGGATATTTAGACGCAAGACCACGTGTTGGTTATTATTATACAGGTAAAACGAATACTCAAGTATTAACAGATGAATTAAAAAAACTAAAGGTAAAAGACCATCAGTCAATTCCGATTGTGGTAAGTGTAAATGTTTCTGTATACGATGCGATCTGTACCATGTTCTTAGAGGATGTAGGAACTTTATTTGTCGTAGACGATAAATCCTACTTAGTAGGTGTTCTATCACGTAAGGATTTATTAAGGACAAGCATCGGGAAACAGGAGCTAACAACAATCCCAGTAAATATTATTATGACAAGGATGCCTAATATAACCGTTTGCAGGCAGGAGGATCTTATATTAGATGTAGCCCATGTATTGATTGATAAACAAATAGATGCGTTACCTGTCGTAAAAGATACCGATCAGGGGTTAGAGGTTATCGGGAGAATTACAAAGACGAATATGACAAAAATATTGGTTAGCTTTGGACAAGAATAA
- a CDS encoding pyruvate, water dikinase regulatory protein — translation MNYRLIYVVSDSVGETAELVVKAAASQFNGVSANTKIKRIPYVEDRGTILEVVSLAKQDEAIICFTLVVPELRNCLIEEATRQGVMYYDIIGPLIDKMENSYGIPAKYEPGRVRKLDDDYFKKVEAIEFAVKYDDGRDPRGILKADIVLIGVSRTSKTPLSQYLAHKRFKVANVPIVPEVEPPEELYKVSAQKCIGLRIMPEKLNHIRRERLKSLGLNDEAFYANINRIKEELEYFDKIVDRIGCHVVDVSNKAVEETANIIANIMNKQNG, via the coding sequence ATGAATTATCGTTTGATTTATGTTGTATCTGATTCTGTAGGTGAAACGGCAGAGCTAGTTGTTAAAGCGGCTGCAAGTCAGTTTAATGGAGTTTCGGCTAACACAAAAATTAAACGCATTCCTTATGTTGAAGATAGAGGAACAATTTTAGAAGTTGTCTCATTAGCAAAACAAGATGAAGCCATTATCTGTTTTACCCTGGTTGTGCCAGAACTTAGAAATTGTTTAATTGAAGAAGCGACAAGACAAGGTGTAATGTATTACGATATTATTGGACCGCTTATTGATAAAATGGAAAATTCCTATGGGATTCCTGCAAAGTATGAACCTGGCCGTGTTAGGAAATTAGACGACGATTATTTTAAGAAGGTAGAAGCCATTGAATTTGCTGTAAAATATGATGATGGTCGAGACCCTAGAGGCATCTTAAAAGCAGATATTGTATTAATTGGAGTTTCAAGGACTTCTAAAACCCCATTATCACAATATTTAGCTCATAAGAGGTTTAAGGTAGCGAATGTACCGATTGTTCCAGAAGTTGAACCACCTGAGGAATTATATAAGGTATCTGCCCAGAAATGTATAGGTCTTAGAATTATGCCTGAAAAGTTAAATCATATAAGAAGAGAGCGTCTGAAATCTTTAGGATTAAACGATGAAGCTTTCTATGCAAACATCAATCGAATTAAAGAGGAATTAGAATATTTTGATAAGATTGTTGATCGTATAGGTTGTCACGTGGTGGATGTATCAAATAAAGCAGTTGAAGAGACAGCAAATATCATTGCAAATATCATGAATAAACAGAATGGATAA
- a CDS encoding YaiI/YqxD family protein — protein sequence MENYAEKKQRIYVDADACPVKQEIMDCATKYNVPVTFVASYNHTTTKTFGGEWIFVDTGKEEADLYIVNQVRAKDLVISQDIGLAGLLLKKDVIVITPRGKQYTETNIDTALQYRYISAMERRGGKYSKGPKKFTDEDILNFITTLEKILSKDEGDSKKI from the coding sequence ATAGAGAATTATGCCGAAAAAAAACAAAGAATATATGTTGATGCTGATGCTTGTCCAGTAAAGCAGGAGATTATGGATTGTGCAACTAAGTATAATGTACCAGTTACGTTTGTTGCATCCTATAATCATACCACGACTAAAACATTTGGTGGAGAATGGATCTTTGTTGATACTGGTAAGGAAGAAGCTGATTTATATATTGTTAATCAAGTACGTGCAAAAGATCTTGTTATTTCACAAGATATTGGTTTAGCAGGACTGCTTCTGAAAAAAGATGTTATTGTTATAACTCCAAGGGGAAAACAATATACAGAAACAAATATTGATACAGCTTTACAATATCGATACATTTCCGCAATGGAAAGACGTGGCGGTAAATATTCTAAAGGTCCCAAAAAGTTCACCGATGAAGATATTTTAAATTTTATCACAACATTAGAAAAAATTTTGTCGAAAGATGAAGGAGATTCTAAAAAAATATAG
- the dnaG gene encoding DNA primase, with translation MGNRIPEDLLEKIQRTSDIVDVVSEYVQLKKQGRNYFGLCPFHGEKSPSFSVSSDKQIFHCFGCGAGGNVFSFIMQHNGVSFTEAVQTLAEKNGIDLPTISPTDQGKTLSKDAEKMIEAHELLKKFYHHLLVNTKEGQSALDYLINRGFTRETIDKFEIGYALDSWDFITKFLSKRGFNLSLMEEAGLLVKKNNSDDFLDRFRNRIMFPISDHNGSTIAFSGRVLSEEKPKYLNSPETKIFNKSKILYNFHRARIHIRKNQQAVLYEGFADVISSTESGVEHAIATMGTSLTEDQARIIRRNVNEVVLCYDSDSAGVEATIRAAKVLQSAGCQIKVAMIQEGLDPDDYIKKYGSEKFRNDVIGATVPFMTFKMSYYRRGKNLQNEGERLQYIENVLADLTHLQSAVEREIYLKQLSKEFDLSIDVLKEQLQHFQSRQSNVSQQPQAKNAVSNHMKRNPIAKKKLLPAYHTAERMLIGHMLRSKDFSQKVLERLGLQFNIEEHKAIVTYLYGFYEEGNEENVSSFLSRLPNSELQDIVSNIAMITLNTEVTEQELSDYIKQVLNHQKMLMIKEKEADKKEAERNKQFREAAQIAMEIIQLQQALKS, from the coding sequence ATGGGAAATCGAATCCCTGAAGATTTACTCGAAAAAATACAAAGAACTTCTGACATCGTTGATGTGGTAAGTGAATATGTTCAATTGAAGAAACAAGGACGAAATTATTTTGGATTATGTCCTTTTCACGGAGAGAAGTCACCTTCATTTTCTGTATCATCTGACAAACAAATCTTTCATTGTTTTGGGTGTGGTGCAGGTGGTAATGTTTTTTCCTTTATCATGCAACATAATGGTGTTTCCTTTACGGAGGCTGTTCAGACTTTAGCAGAAAAAAACGGAATAGACTTACCTACTATTTCACCCACAGATCAAGGGAAGACTCTTTCAAAAGACGCTGAGAAAATGATTGAGGCTCATGAACTCTTAAAGAAATTTTATCATCATTTATTAGTAAATACAAAAGAGGGTCAATCAGCTTTAGATTATTTAATAAATAGAGGATTTACAAGGGAAACCATTGATAAATTTGAGATTGGTTATGCGTTAGACTCTTGGGATTTTATTACTAAATTCCTTTCAAAGAGAGGCTTTAACCTTTCCTTAATGGAAGAGGCAGGACTGTTAGTAAAGAAGAATAACTCTGATGACTTTTTAGACCGATTTCGGAATAGAATTATGTTTCCAATCTCTGACCATAATGGGTCAACCATTGCTTTCTCTGGAAGGGTTTTAAGCGAGGAAAAGCCAAAATATTTAAATAGTCCTGAGACTAAAATATTTAATAAGAGCAAAATTTTATATAATTTCCATCGAGCACGAATACATATTCGTAAGAACCAACAAGCTGTATTGTACGAAGGGTTTGCAGATGTTATTTCATCAACGGAATCTGGAGTAGAGCATGCGATTGCGACAATGGGAACATCGTTAACGGAGGACCAAGCAAGAATCATAAGAAGAAACGTAAATGAAGTGGTTCTATGTTATGATTCTGATTCAGCCGGTGTTGAGGCAACTATAAGAGCTGCGAAAGTATTACAGAGTGCTGGGTGTCAAATCAAGGTAGCGATGATTCAAGAAGGCTTAGACCCTGATGACTACATCAAAAAATATGGATCTGAGAAATTCAGAAACGATGTAATAGGGGCAACTGTTCCTTTCATGACATTTAAAATGAGTTATTATCGCAGGGGGAAGAACCTTCAAAATGAAGGGGAAAGACTCCAATACATTGAAAATGTATTAGCGGATTTAACACACCTGCAAAGTGCTGTTGAAAGAGAAATTTATTTGAAGCAACTCTCAAAAGAGTTTGATCTGTCAATAGATGTACTTAAAGAACAACTTCAACATTTCCAATCACGACAGTCAAATGTCTCTCAACAGCCACAGGCAAAAAATGCCGTGTCAAATCATATGAAAAGAAATCCAATTGCAAAGAAAAAGCTACTTCCTGCATACCATACAGCAGAGCGAATGTTGATTGGACATATGCTCAGGAGTAAGGATTTCTCACAAAAAGTCTTAGAAAGACTTGGTCTGCAATTTAATATTGAAGAGCATAAAGCAATTGTTACTTATTTATATGGTTTTTATGAAGAAGGAAATGAGGAAAATGTTAGTTCATTTCTCTCAAGACTTCCAAATTCCGAACTCCAGGATATTGTATCTAACATTGCGATGATTACATTAAACACTGAAGTGACAGAGCAAGAGCTTTCTGATTATATAAAACAGGTGTTGAATCATCAGAAAATGTTAATGATAAAAGAAAAAGAAGCTGACAAAAAAGAAGCTGAAAGAAACAAACAATTTAGAGAAGCGGCTCAAATCGCAATGGAAATTATTCAATTACAACAGGCTTTAAAGTCATAA
- the rpoD gene encoding RNA polymerase sigma factor RpoD, whose translation MADKQTHETEVTFEQVKDQLTEIGKKRGVLTYEEIAERMANFEIESDQMDEYYEFLGEQGVELIGETGEAEADPNVQDLAKEEEFDLNDLSVPPGVKINDPVRMYLKEIGRVDLLSANEEINLAKRIEEGDEEAKRRLAEANLRLVVSIAKRYVGRGMLFLDLIQEGNMGLMKAVEKFDYRKGYKFSTYATWWIRQAITRAIADQARTIRIPVHMVETINKLIRVQRQLLQDLGREPTPEEIGEDMELTPDKVREILKIAQEPVSLETPIGEEDDSHLGDFIEDQDATSPSEHAAYELLKEQLEDVLDTLTDREENVLRLRFGLDDGRTRTLEEVGKVFGVTRERIRQIEAKALRKLRHPSRSKRLKDFLE comes from the coding sequence ATGGCTGATAAACAAACCCATGAAACTGAGGTTACCTTTGAACAGGTAAAGGATCAATTAACCGAAATTGGGAAGAAAAGAGGAGTTTTAACATACGAAGAAATCGCTGAGCGTATGGCAAACTTCGAAATTGAATCAGACCAAATGGATGAGTATTATGAATTTCTAGGTGAACAAGGTGTTGAATTAATTGGAGAGACTGGTGAAGCGGAAGCGGATCCTAATGTCCAAGATTTAGCAAAAGAAGAGGAGTTTGATCTAAACGACCTAAGTGTTCCACCTGGTGTGAAAATTAATGACCCTGTACGTATGTACTTAAAGGAAATAGGTCGTGTCGACTTATTATCTGCTAATGAGGAAATTAATCTAGCAAAACGTATAGAAGAAGGCGACGAAGAAGCGAAGCGTCGACTTGCAGAAGCTAATTTAAGGCTTGTTGTAAGTATAGCGAAACGTTATGTAGGTCGTGGTATGTTATTCCTAGACTTAATTCAAGAAGGTAACATGGGGCTAATGAAGGCTGTAGAAAAGTTTGATTATCGCAAAGGGTATAAATTTAGTACCTATGCAACGTGGTGGATTCGCCAAGCAATTACGCGTGCAATTGCCGATCAAGCTCGTACAATCCGTATACCAGTTCATATGGTGGAAACCATTAATAAATTGATTCGTGTTCAGCGTCAATTATTGCAGGATTTAGGTCGAGAACCAACTCCAGAAGAAATAGGCGAAGACATGGAATTAACACCTGATAAGGTTAGAGAAATTTTAAAAATTGCTCAAGAACCTGTGTCTCTTGAAACACCAATTGGTGAAGAGGATGATTCCCACTTAGGTGACTTTATTGAGGATCAGGATGCGACGTCTCCATCAGAACATGCTGCCTATGAATTATTAAAAGAACAATTAGAAGATGTGCTTGATACGTTAACTGATCGTGAAGAGAATGTTTTACGTCTTCGTTTTGGATTAGATGATGGTAGAACAAGAACTCTTGAAGAAGTTGGAAAAGTTTTTGGTGTTACAAGAGAACGTATTCGCCAAATTGAAGCAAAGGCTTTACGTAAATTACGTCATCCTAGCCGTAGTAAACGTCTAAAGGACTTTTTAGAATAG
- the cccA gene encoding cytochrome c550 — protein MNRNPLIPFLLIAVLGIGLMFLLSFKGLGDHEQLAKGEEEPKTEDVANATPEEIYQQNCITCHGQNYEGGAGPKLVGIGESLSVDEIKQTLKQGKGIMPAGLVPDDKLDEMAEWVSQIK, from the coding sequence ATGAATCGCAATCCACTTATTCCATTTTTATTAATCGCAGTTCTTGGAATCGGCCTTATGTTCCTTTTATCATTTAAAGGTCTTGGCGATCATGAACAATTAGCTAAAGGGGAAGAAGAGCCTAAAACAGAGGATGTTGCTAATGCAACACCTGAAGAGATTTACCAACAAAATTGTATTACGTGTCATGGACAAAACTACGAGGGTGGTGCTGGTCCTAAGCTTGTGGGTATCGGTGAAAGTTTAAGTGTTGATGAAATTAAGCAAACACTTAAACAAGGTAAGGGAATTATGCCTGCGGGTCTCGTTCCAGACGACAAGTTAGATGAAATGGCAGAATGGGTATCACAAATTAAATAA
- a CDS encoding tRNA (adenine(22)-N(1))-methyltransferase: protein MNELKLSKRLEVVAGFIPKGSKFADIGSDHAYLPCYAILKGQASLAIAGEITDGPFESAKNQVQKSDLLEYISVRKGDGLSVIKEGEKVDCVTIAGMGGSLITKILNDGQAKLDHASRLILQPNIHAKHIRQWLIENSWSLIEEEIIEEDDKIYEILVAEKGNPKDAYNDIEFELGLLVGPILAKKKSEVFVKKWTQEYNHWRTILTQLENAGHTYEENEKYRDVQDNMCLLEGVLKDEKS, encoded by the coding sequence ATGAATGAATTAAAATTATCAAAAAGATTAGAAGTAGTGGCCGGGTTTATCCCAAAAGGATCAAAATTTGCTGATATAGGATCAGACCATGCATACCTACCTTGTTACGCGATTTTAAAAGGGCAAGCAAGCTTAGCTATTGCCGGGGAAATTACAGATGGACCATTTGAGTCAGCTAAAAATCAAGTCCAAAAAAGCGACTTGTTAGAATATATTTCTGTTCGTAAAGGTGATGGCTTATCTGTTATTAAGGAAGGAGAGAAAGTTGACTGTGTGACGATAGCTGGAATGGGTGGAAGTCTTATCACCAAAATATTAAATGATGGGCAAGCTAAGTTAGACCATGCATCAAGGCTTATTTTACAACCAAACATTCATGCTAAGCATATTAGACAATGGTTAATAGAGAATAGCTGGAGTCTTATTGAAGAAGAAATAATTGAAGAAGATGATAAAATTTATGAAATTCTTGTCGCTGAAAAGGGTAACCCTAAGGATGCATATAACGATATTGAATTTGAACTGGGTTTATTAGTTGGACCGATACTGGCGAAAAAGAAATCGGAAGTATTTGTGAAAAAATGGACGCAAGAGTATAATCATTGGCGCACAATTCTTACTCAGTTAGAAAATGCAGGGCACACATATGAGGAAAATGAAAAATATCGAGATGTTCAAGATAATATGTGCCTTTTAGAGGGGGTTTTGAAGGATGAAAAATCCTAA
- a CDS encoding Nif3-like dinuclear metal center hexameric protein — protein MKNPNGFQVIQLFEQFSPKAYAVEGDKIGLQIGTLNKRIKNVLITLDVVESVIDEAIAKEVDLIIAHHPPIFRPIKHLTTDTTYGRILEKCLKHDLAVYAAHTNLDVAEGGVNDLLADALELSNCEVLIPTYEELLKKLVVYVPETHEEIVRDELGRAGAGHIGNYSHCSFSVKGEGSFLPLEGSEPFIGKKGEKEYVKEVRLETVFPASIQKKVLSAMLKAHPYEEVAYDLYQLDQQGKKLGLGRIGKLTSELTLQEFAEHVKKKLEVDHVRMVGQPEAKVKKVAVLGGDGNKYIQQAAFKGADVYVTGDLYFHVAQDALMLDLNIIDPGHHVEKVMINGVKNKLSDLCDKQKFQVNILSSEINTNPFTFV, from the coding sequence ATGAAAAATCCTAATGGATTTCAAGTCATTCAATTATTCGAACAGTTCTCTCCTAAAGCCTATGCTGTAGAAGGAGATAAAATTGGACTTCAGATAGGTACTTTAAATAAGAGGATAAAAAATGTACTAATTACCTTAGATGTTGTTGAATCAGTAATTGATGAAGCAATCGCTAAGGAAGTTGATTTAATTATTGCGCATCATCCTCCTATTTTTAGACCGATTAAACATCTAACAACAGATACTACATATGGCAGAATACTTGAGAAATGTTTAAAACACGATCTAGCTGTTTATGCTGCTCATACTAATTTGGATGTAGCTGAAGGTGGAGTGAATGATTTGCTAGCCGACGCGCTAGAGCTATCAAATTGTGAAGTCCTTATACCTACTTATGAAGAATTGTTAAAAAAGCTTGTTGTGTACGTACCGGAAACGCATGAAGAGATTGTAAGAGATGAGCTTGGTCGAGCAGGGGCTGGTCATATTGGCAACTATAGTCATTGTTCGTTTTCAGTGAAGGGCGAAGGTAGCTTTTTACCTCTTGAAGGCTCTGAGCCTTTTATAGGAAAAAAAGGTGAAAAGGAATATGTTAAAGAAGTAAGATTAGAAACTGTTTTTCCTGCATCAATCCAAAAGAAAGTGTTATCTGCCATGTTAAAAGCTCATCCATATGAAGAAGTGGCCTATGATCTTTATCAATTAGATCAACAAGGAAAAAAACTTGGGTTGGGGCGAATTGGAAAACTAACAAGTGAGTTAACCTTGCAGGAATTTGCTGAACATGTAAAGAAGAAATTAGAGGTTGATCATGTTAGGATGGTTGGTCAACCTGAAGCTAAGGTAAAGAAGGTAGCTGTCCTTGGTGGAGATGGAAATAAATATATACAGCAAGCTGCATTTAAAGGTGCTGACGTATACGTTACTGGTGACCTTTATTTCCACGTAGCACAGGATGCACTCATGTTGGATTTAAATATTATCGATCCTGGACATCATGTGGAGAAAGTAATGATAAATGGTGTGAAAAATAAGTTAAGTGATTTATGTGATAAGCAAAAGTTTCAAGTGAATATCCTGTCTTCTGAAATCAATACGAACCCATTTACATTCGTATAG